A genomic window from Planococcus rifietoensis includes:
- the rpoD gene encoding RNA polymerase sigma factor RpoD yields the protein MAEKSERQTEVVTNSIPLPAEGPEASVEDAKKQLIEQGKKTGELNYEQIADKLAIFEMESDQVEEFIDQLEGHGIELERKSDDEEHLDRLMKPTEEKFDLNDLSVPPGVKINDPVRMYLKEIGRVDLLKAEEEVRLAKLIEQGDEEAKKRLAEANLRLVVSIAKRYVGRGMLFLDLIQEGNMGLIKAVEKFDYSKGFKFSTYATWWIRQAITRAIADQARTIRIPVHMVETINKLIRVQRQLLQDLGREPSPEEIGEEMDLLPEKVREILKIAQEPVSLETPIGEEDDSHLGDFIEDSDAQSPSDHAAYELLKEQLEDVLDTLTDREENVLRLRFGLDDGRTRTLEEVGKVFGVTRERIRQIEAKALRKLRHPSRSKRLKDFLE from the coding sequence ATGGCTGAGAAATCTGAACGCCAAACAGAAGTCGTAACAAACAGCATCCCGTTGCCTGCTGAAGGCCCGGAAGCAAGTGTAGAAGACGCGAAAAAGCAATTGATCGAACAAGGGAAAAAAACCGGAGAATTGAACTACGAACAGATTGCCGATAAATTGGCTATTTTTGAAATGGAATCGGACCAAGTAGAGGAATTCATCGATCAATTGGAAGGGCACGGCATCGAACTTGAACGCAAGAGCGATGATGAAGAACATTTGGATCGTCTCATGAAACCAACCGAGGAGAAGTTCGACTTGAACGACTTGAGCGTACCGCCAGGCGTCAAGATCAACGACCCGGTCCGCATGTACTTGAAAGAGATCGGCCGAGTCGACCTATTGAAGGCCGAAGAAGAAGTACGTCTTGCAAAATTGATTGAACAAGGCGACGAAGAAGCGAAAAAACGCCTCGCAGAAGCCAACTTGCGTCTTGTCGTCTCAATCGCGAAACGTTATGTAGGCCGCGGCATGCTGTTCTTGGACTTAATCCAAGAAGGGAATATGGGGCTTATCAAAGCAGTCGAGAAGTTCGACTACTCGAAAGGCTTCAAATTCAGCACTTACGCCACGTGGTGGATCCGCCAAGCCATCACGCGCGCCATCGCCGACCAGGCACGGACCATCCGCATCCCGGTCCATATGGTTGAAACGATCAACAAATTGATCCGCGTACAGCGCCAGCTATTGCAGGATCTTGGCCGCGAGCCTTCTCCGGAAGAAATCGGCGAAGAGATGGATCTATTGCCTGAAAAAGTACGTGAGATCCTGAAGATCGCCCAAGAACCGGTCTCACTCGAAACGCCGATCGGTGAAGAAGACGATTCGCATTTAGGAGATTTTATCGAAGATTCCGATGCACAATCGCCATCTGACCATGCGGCTTATGAACTGTTAAAAGAGCAATTGGAAGATGTGCTCGACACGTTGACCGACAGAGAAGAAAATGTCTTGCGCCTGCGTTTTGGCCTGGATGACGGCCGCACGCGGACGCTAGAAGAAGTTGGCAAAGTATTTGGCGTGACGCGCGAGCGCATTCGCCAAATCGAAGCGAAAGCTCTCCGCAAACTGCGCCATCCATCACGCAGCAAGCGCTTGAAAGATTTCTTGGAGTAA
- a CDS encoding acyl-CoA dehydrogenase, with the protein MNFDLTQEQQMIKKTMREFADKVVAPGAVDRDRTKEFPKEAFKQLSDMGMMGLPFDEAYGGAGADTTSFAIVTEELSRVCASTGITYSAHISLGGAPLSLFGTEEQKQKYLTPICSGESFGAFGLTEPNAGSDAGGTETRAVEDGDDWVINGSKVYITNASHAKHLAITAITGMNDGKKEISAIIVPTDAEGFTIIDNYEKMGLNASNTTELVLENVRVPKENLLGKRGEGFKQFLVTLDGGRIGIAAMAVGIAQGAFNKALAYAKERKQFGKTLSEFQVTQFKLADMAMKIELARTMVYKAAWLKDQGRPFTKEASMAKLYASEMAMEVADEAIQIHGGYGYMKEYEVERYMRDAKLLEIGEGTSEVQRMVISRLVGC; encoded by the coding sequence ATGAATTTCGATTTGACACAAGAACAGCAAATGATTAAGAAGACAATGCGGGAATTCGCCGATAAAGTGGTGGCACCAGGTGCCGTCGACCGCGACCGTACGAAAGAATTTCCAAAAGAGGCTTTCAAGCAGCTGTCCGACATGGGGATGATGGGCTTGCCGTTTGATGAGGCTTATGGCGGAGCCGGTGCGGATACGACGAGTTTTGCGATTGTCACTGAAGAATTGAGCCGCGTCTGTGCTTCAACAGGCATCACATATTCTGCTCATATCTCGCTTGGCGGTGCTCCGCTCAGCTTGTTTGGGACAGAAGAGCAGAAACAGAAATATTTGACGCCGATTTGTTCGGGGGAATCGTTCGGAGCGTTTGGGCTGACGGAGCCGAATGCCGGATCGGATGCCGGGGGAACGGAAACCCGTGCTGTGGAAGACGGGGACGACTGGGTCATTAATGGATCGAAAGTATATATCACTAACGCAAGCCACGCAAAGCATTTGGCGATTACCGCCATTACCGGCATGAACGATGGCAAAAAAGAAATCAGCGCTATCATCGTACCGACGGATGCTGAAGGATTTACCATCATCGACAATTACGAGAAAATGGGCTTGAATGCTTCCAATACGACTGAATTGGTGCTCGAGAACGTCCGTGTCCCGAAAGAGAACCTGCTCGGCAAGCGCGGCGAAGGCTTCAAGCAATTTCTTGTGACGCTTGATGGCGGGCGCATCGGCATTGCGGCGATGGCCGTCGGGATCGCGCAAGGCGCGTTCAATAAAGCGCTCGCCTATGCAAAAGAACGCAAGCAGTTCGGCAAAACTTTATCGGAATTCCAAGTGACGCAATTCAAGCTCGCCGATATGGCGATGAAGATTGAACTCGCACGCACGATGGTCTATAAAGCGGCATGGCTGAAAGACCAGGGGCGCCCGTTCACGAAAGAAGCGTCCATGGCCAAACTATATGCTTCCGAAATGGCGATGGAAGTGGCGGATGAAGCCATTCAAATCCATGGCGGCTACGGCTATATGAAAGAATACGAAGTCGAGCGTTATATGCGCGACGCCAAGCTGCTAGAGATCGGCGAGGGGACATCGGAAGTCCAGCGCATGGTCATTTCACGCCTTGTCGGCTGCTAA
- the cccA gene encoding cytochrome c550, producing MQKNAIVPYILIMAFGIGLIFFLSLEGVGNEAEIAEEQAAEEGGGEAAEGEGGEEAASGDFDPEATAEASCVSCHGSSYEGGVGPSLVATELGQEEIEEILINGKGTMPPGLVPEENVAAMAEWVLSLE from the coding sequence ATGCAAAAGAATGCAATTGTACCTTATATCTTAATCATGGCTTTCGGTATTGGCCTGATTTTCTTCCTGTCATTGGAAGGAGTCGGCAACGAAGCTGAAATCGCTGAAGAACAAGCGGCAGAAGAAGGCGGCGGAGAAGCAGCTGAAGGCGAAGGCGGAGAAGAAGCGGCAAGCGGCGACTTCGACCCAGAAGCTACAGCTGAAGCAAGCTGTGTTTCTTGCCACGGTTCAAGCTATGAAGGCGGAGTCGGCCCATCATTGGTGGCTACAGAGCTTGGCCAAGAAGAAATCGAAGAAATCCTGATCAACGGCAAAGGAACAATGCCTCCAGGACTTGTGCCTGAAGAGAACGTAGCAGCAATGGCTGAGTGGGTACTTTCACTCGAATAG
- a CDS encoding tRNA (adenine(22)-N(1))-methyltransferase, translating into MNAQQLSVRLMKVAEHVQAGAVVADIGSDHAYLPCHLLHHGIASRAVAGEIVKGPYESAKKQVRAEGLEDKITVRLAPGLEAIEPSDGITAVTIAGMGGTLIASILEEGEGRLEGVKRLILQPNVHAQAIRQWAVQNGWHIVAEEILKEKDKIYEILVLEPTAEEVQLDAKQLLFGPQLLKQQNDIFKEKWQREAAQWKAIAERLENAQQNEDIRTKREQLLGKIALMEEVFVDENS; encoded by the coding sequence ATGAACGCGCAGCAATTATCAGTTCGATTAATGAAAGTGGCAGAACATGTGCAAGCGGGAGCGGTCGTAGCAGATATCGGTTCAGATCATGCCTATTTGCCTTGCCACCTCCTCCATCACGGCATCGCAAGCCGTGCGGTTGCCGGAGAAATCGTCAAAGGCCCTTATGAATCAGCGAAAAAGCAAGTACGCGCGGAAGGGCTTGAAGACAAAATTACGGTCCGGCTCGCCCCCGGGCTTGAAGCAATCGAGCCATCAGACGGGATTACAGCGGTGACCATTGCCGGAATGGGCGGCACGCTGATCGCTTCCATCTTGGAAGAAGGAGAAGGGCGGCTTGAAGGGGTGAAGCGATTGATCCTTCAGCCGAACGTCCACGCGCAAGCGATACGGCAGTGGGCAGTCCAAAACGGCTGGCATATCGTCGCAGAAGAGATCTTGAAAGAAAAAGACAAAATCTACGAGATCCTCGTGCTGGAGCCGACTGCTGAAGAAGTGCAGTTGGATGCGAAGCAATTGTTATTCGGTCCACAGTTATTGAAACAGCAAAATGACATTTTCAAGGAAAAATGGCAGCGCGAAGCAGCGCAATGGAAAGCGATTGCCGAACGCTTGGAGAACGCACAACAAAACGAGGACATTCGTACGAAAAGAGAGCAATTGCTCGGGAAAATCGCATTGATGGAAGAGGTGTTCGTGGATGAAAATTCCTAA
- a CDS encoding Nif3-like dinuclear metal center hexameric protein: MKIPNGQQIIEQFEKWSPKYLAMEGDPIGLHVGTLNKKIERVLVTLDVDDTVVEEAIEKGAGLIIAHHPPIFRPLKNLQTDFPQGRLMEKLIKNDIAVYAAHTNLDIAWGGVNDLLADALGLNDTEVLVKTYEAELVKIAVFVPESHEDQVRKAFGDAGAGAIGDYEYCSYTLSGTGRFRPNASADPYIGEAGKMEETAESKIEVVVRKAEKDRVIRAMMAAHPYEEPAYDVFTLENKELPMGLGRIGRLKEEMNLDTFAEHVKTSLDVPFVRVVGTGDETIKKVAVLGGDGNKYIQQAKRAGADVYVTGDLYFHVAQDAQAIGLPVIDPGHHVEKVMIQGVVDHMTEKGANWQCEFLPSEVNTEPFRLK, translated from the coding sequence ATGAAAATTCCTAACGGGCAACAGATCATCGAACAGTTCGAGAAATGGTCGCCGAAATATTTGGCGATGGAAGGAGATCCAATCGGTCTGCATGTTGGTACCTTGAATAAAAAAATCGAACGCGTACTAGTGACGCTGGACGTCGATGATACGGTGGTAGAAGAGGCGATTGAAAAAGGCGCTGGCCTTATCATTGCGCATCATCCGCCGATTTTCCGTCCTTTGAAAAATCTGCAGACGGATTTCCCTCAAGGCCGATTGATGGAAAAACTGATCAAAAATGATATTGCGGTATATGCAGCACATACAAACCTTGATATTGCTTGGGGCGGCGTCAATGACCTGTTGGCGGATGCGCTCGGATTGAATGACACAGAAGTATTGGTGAAGACGTACGAAGCAGAGCTTGTGAAGATTGCTGTATTCGTGCCCGAAAGCCATGAAGACCAAGTGAGAAAAGCCTTCGGCGATGCGGGCGCCGGAGCAATTGGCGATTATGAGTATTGCAGCTATACCTTGTCCGGCACAGGGCGATTCCGTCCAAATGCATCAGCCGATCCGTATATCGGGGAAGCGGGCAAAATGGAAGAAACTGCGGAATCGAAAATTGAAGTCGTTGTCAGGAAAGCCGAAAAAGACCGCGTAATCCGCGCGATGATGGCGGCCCATCCTTATGAAGAACCGGCATACGACGTGTTCACCTTGGAAAACAAAGAGCTGCCGATGGGGCTTGGCCGCATCGGGCGCTTGAAAGAAGAGATGAACTTGGATACGTTTGCGGAGCATGTGAAAACAAGTTTGGATGTGCCGTTTGTCCGTGTTGTCGGAACTGGCGATGAAACGATCAAAAAAGTAGCGGTGCTTGGCGGCGACGGCAATAAATACATCCAGCAGGCAAAACGCGCCGGAGCGGATGTCTACGTAACGGGTGACCTCTATTTCCACGTCGCACAAGATGCACAGGCAATCGGCTTGCCTGTGATTGACCCTGGGCACCATGTCGAGAAAGTGATGATTCAGGGAGTCGTGGACCATATGACAGAAAAAGGCGCTAACTGGCAATGTGAATTCCTGCCGTCTGAAGTAAATACAGAGCCGTTTCGCTTAAAGTGA
- a CDS encoding 4-hydroxy-3-methylbut-2-enyl diphosphate reductase — protein MKVKKISPRGYCYGVVDAMVIAKNAAMDETLPRPIYILGMIVHNKHVTDAFEQDGIITLDGTNRLEILEKVETGTVIFTAHGVSPQVRELARRKGLVSIDATCPDVTVTHDLIREKTAEGYHIIYIGKSGHPEPEGAIGVAPDLVHLVEKLEDVNALELNEDKIIITNQTTMSQWDVVHLMERLKERFPQAEVHKEICLATQVRQEAVAEQAGDTDLLLVIGDPMSNNSNRLAQVSQDIAGTPAYRISDLSELKLEWLEGIETVALTAGASTPTPIVKEVMKFLDQYDPEDPETHTLERSVPLNKILPKIKHPKPSDRIEPYPVNE, from the coding sequence ATGAAAGTAAAAAAGATATCGCCAAGAGGCTATTGTTACGGGGTAGTGGACGCCATGGTTATCGCGAAAAATGCAGCCATGGATGAAACCTTGCCGCGCCCGATTTATATATTGGGCATGATTGTCCACAATAAACACGTGACGGATGCATTCGAACAAGACGGCATCATCACCCTTGACGGCACCAACCGCCTGGAAATCTTGGAGAAAGTTGAGACGGGCACCGTCATTTTCACAGCACACGGCGTATCGCCGCAAGTGCGTGAACTGGCCAGAAGAAAAGGGCTCGTTTCGATTGATGCCACATGTCCTGATGTCACCGTGACGCATGACTTGATCCGCGAGAAGACGGCGGAAGGCTACCACATAATCTACATCGGCAAGAGCGGCCACCCGGAACCGGAAGGCGCAATCGGCGTCGCTCCAGACCTCGTCCACTTGGTTGAAAAGCTCGAAGACGTCAATGCCCTTGAGCTGAATGAAGATAAGATCATCATTACTAACCAAACGACGATGAGCCAATGGGATGTCGTCCACTTGATGGAACGCTTGAAAGAACGTTTCCCGCAGGCTGAAGTCCATAAAGAAATCTGCTTGGCTACACAAGTTCGACAGGAAGCAGTCGCGGAACAAGCCGGGGATACCGATCTTTTATTGGTCATCGGCGACCCGATGAGCAATAACTCCAACCGCCTGGCGCAAGTATCGCAGGATATCGCAGGCACGCCGGCTTACCGCATCTCTGATTTGTCTGAATTGAAATTGGAATGGCTCGAAGGCATCGAAACGGTCGCCTTGACCGCTGGCGCCTCAACACCTACACCGATCGTCAAAGAAGTCATGAAGTTCTTGGATCAATACGATCCGGAAGATCCGGAAACGCACACACTCGAGCGTTCCGTACCACTTAATAAAATCTTGCCGAAAATCAAGCATCCGAAACCATCGGACCGCATCGAACCGTATCCGGTGAATGAATAA
- a CDS encoding DEAD/DEAH box helicase: MTKFNEYRLKPFLLEAVEKLGFTEPTAIQKEMIPQIMSGNSAIGQSHTGTGKTHSFIIPIVERIDVSKQEVQAVIAAPTRELGTQIFNEIQKLIGDSGIEVKSFIGGTDKQRSINKLKTQPHIVIGTPGRLKDLVNENALLVHTAKILVVDEADLAFDMGFIEEIDQVAGKMREDLEMYVFSATIPEKLKPFLKKYMANPAHIKIGDKRPAAEGLDFYLVPVRSKKKVERLQEVMQIINPYLAIIFVNTRTNADYIAEELSKKGIRVGKIHGDLAPRERVKMMKQVRDLEYQYIVATDLAARGIDIQGVSHVINYELPEDLEFFIHRVGRTARAGLKGVAITLFSPEDEDAIVRVEKMGIPFQQKDIVKGEFVDMKERHGRKKRVRTENEADTKAKSMVHKPKSVKPMYKKKMKWKMDEIKKAERRKNRKK; this comes from the coding sequence ATGACAAAATTCAACGAATACCGTCTCAAGCCATTTTTGCTTGAAGCGGTCGAAAAACTCGGTTTCACAGAACCGACAGCTATCCAAAAGGAAATGATTCCGCAAATCATGAGTGGAAACAGTGCCATTGGCCAGTCCCATACAGGTACAGGCAAGACCCATAGCTTTATCATCCCGATCGTCGAACGTATAGATGTGTCGAAACAGGAAGTGCAAGCGGTGATCGCTGCACCGACACGTGAACTTGGAACACAGATCTTTAACGAAATCCAGAAACTGATCGGCGATTCCGGCATCGAAGTGAAGTCGTTCATCGGAGGAACGGATAAACAGCGTTCAATCAATAAATTGAAAACGCAGCCGCATATCGTTATCGGGACACCAGGACGCTTGAAAGACCTCGTCAACGAAAATGCGTTGCTCGTCCATACCGCGAAGATCCTAGTCGTCGATGAGGCCGACCTAGCATTCGACATGGGCTTTATCGAAGAAATCGACCAAGTCGCAGGGAAAATGCGCGAGGACTTAGAAATGTACGTATTCTCCGCTACAATTCCTGAGAAACTAAAGCCGTTCCTGAAAAAATACATGGCCAACCCAGCGCATATCAAAATCGGCGACAAGCGCCCAGCTGCTGAAGGATTGGACTTTTACCTGGTACCGGTGCGCAGTAAAAAGAAAGTTGAACGCTTACAAGAAGTGATGCAAATCATCAATCCGTATCTTGCGATCATCTTTGTCAATACACGCACGAATGCCGATTACATCGCTGAAGAATTGTCGAAAAAAGGCATCCGCGTAGGGAAGATCCACGGCGATTTGGCACCGCGCGAGCGCGTCAAGATGATGAAACAAGTACGCGATCTGGAGTATCAATACATCGTAGCGACAGACCTTGCTGCTCGCGGAATCGATATCCAAGGCGTCAGCCACGTCATCAACTACGAATTGCCGGAAGACCTCGAATTCTTCATCCACCGCGTCGGGCGGACAGCGCGAGCGGGCCTTAAAGGCGTCGCGATCACTTTGTTCAGCCCGGAAGACGAGGATGCCATTGTCCGCGTCGAGAAGATGGGGATCCCGTTCCAGCAAAAAGACATCGTCAAAGGCGAATTTGTCGACATGAAAGAGCGCCACGGCCGTAAAAAACGAGTGCGTACGGAGAACGAAGCCGATACCAAGGCGAAATCGATGGTCCACAAACCGAAAAGTGTCAAACCGATGTACAAGAAGAAAATGAAATGGAAAATGGACGAAATCAAAAAAGCGGAACGACGCAAAAACCGCAAAAAGTAA
- a CDS encoding deoxyribonuclease IV, with protein MLLGSHVSMSGKKMLLGASEEAASYGSTTFMIYTGAPQNTRRKPIEELNIEAGRAHMAEHGLSNIIVHAPYIINIANTTKPATFELGVEFLQSEIERTAALGAEQIVLHPGAHVGAGVEAGTQKIIEGLNEVLTQDFPVNIALETMAGKGSEIGRNFEELAAIINGVTHNERLSVCFDTCHVHDAGYNIKEDFDGVLAEFDRIIGIDRLQVLHINDSKNVRGAGKDRHENIGFGEIGFDALNSIVHHKQLMHVPKILETPYVGLDAKKKKAPYAYEIEMFKNGNFAPDDIEKMKLPIESQ; from the coding sequence ATGCTATTAGGATCGCATGTCTCGATGAGCGGCAAGAAGATGCTTCTCGGCGCGAGTGAGGAAGCCGCTTCCTACGGCTCTACGACTTTTATGATCTATACGGGCGCGCCGCAAAATACGCGCCGCAAACCGATCGAAGAATTGAATATCGAAGCGGGACGGGCGCATATGGCAGAGCATGGCCTGTCGAATATCATCGTCCACGCACCTTATATCATCAATATCGCCAACACGACCAAACCGGCAACATTCGAACTAGGTGTTGAGTTCTTGCAGTCGGAAATCGAACGCACGGCAGCACTAGGGGCGGAACAAATCGTCTTGCATCCCGGTGCACATGTCGGCGCGGGAGTGGAAGCCGGCACACAGAAAATCATCGAAGGCTTGAATGAAGTGCTGACGCAGGATTTCCCGGTCAACATCGCCCTTGAGACGATGGCCGGAAAAGGCAGTGAAATCGGGCGTAATTTCGAGGAACTGGCAGCAATCATCAACGGCGTGACGCATAACGAGCGTTTGTCGGTTTGCTTCGATACATGCCATGTCCATGATGCGGGCTATAACATCAAAGAAGATTTCGACGGGGTGCTGGCGGAATTTGACCGCATCATCGGAATTGACCGCCTGCAAGTACTGCACATCAACGATAGCAAAAACGTGCGCGGGGCAGGGAAAGACCGCCACGAAAATATCGGCTTTGGGGAAATCGGTTTTGATGCACTCAATTCGATCGTCCACCATAAACAATTGATGCACGTGCCGAAAATACTTGAAACCCCATATGTCGGACTGGATGCGAAAAAGAAAAAAGCGCCATATGCATATGAGATCGAGATGTTCAAAAACGGCAACTTTGCGCCTGATGACATCGAGAAGATGAAATTGCCGATCGAATCACAATGA
- a CDS encoding metal ABC transporter ATP-binding protein has protein sequence MAAPLINIKEVSYEYEQTKALDHISMTVEAGDFLAILGPNGSGKSTLLKIMLGLIRPSEGSVELFGIDSKQFKHREWIGYVSQKSNSFNSAFPATVQEVVAGGLAKKAGLFHKLPKNTAQQVEEALDAVGMKSFKNRSISELSGGQQQRVFIARALVSKPKVLILDEPTVGIDVQNVQAFYDMLAALNRERNITLVLVTHDVDTVTDRISHVACLNQTIHFHGFKDQLHMMSDEKREAWYGHSVRKIHHTEGSHTHA, from the coding sequence ATGGCAGCGCCATTGATCAACATTAAAGAAGTCAGCTACGAATATGAACAAACAAAAGCATTGGACCACATTTCGATGACAGTAGAGGCAGGCGACTTCCTGGCGATACTCGGCCCGAACGGATCGGGAAAATCGACTTTATTGAAAATCATGCTCGGGCTCATTCGGCCTTCTGAAGGCAGCGTTGAATTGTTCGGCATTGATTCGAAGCAGTTCAAACACCGCGAATGGATCGGCTATGTGTCGCAAAAATCGAATTCGTTCAACTCGGCATTTCCCGCTACAGTCCAGGAAGTGGTGGCAGGGGGGCTAGCGAAAAAAGCCGGGCTGTTCCATAAATTGCCGAAAAATACAGCACAGCAAGTCGAGGAAGCACTCGATGCAGTGGGCATGAAATCCTTTAAAAACCGCAGCATCAGCGAACTTTCCGGCGGCCAGCAGCAGCGCGTCTTTATCGCGCGCGCACTCGTCTCAAAGCCGAAAGTGCTGATACTCGATGAGCCGACTGTCGGCATCGATGTCCAGAATGTCCAGGCATTCTACGACATGCTCGCTGCGCTCAACCGGGAGCGCAATATTACATTGGTGCTCGTGACGCATGACGTCGATACGGTGACCGACCGCATCTCGCACGTTGCGTGCTTGAACCAGACCATCCATTTCCACGGCTTTAAAGACCAATTGCATATGATGAGCGATGAGAAGCGCGAAGCGTGGTATGGCCATTCCGTCCGGAAAATCCATCATACGGAAGGAAGCCATACACATGCTTGA
- a CDS encoding metal ABC transporter permease: MLDAILSYEFLQNAFASGLIIGVIAPLLGVFIVVRRLSLIADALSHVTLAGIAGSLYLSQSVGALALLNPLYLGIASSVMGSMLIERLRSVYKHYEELAIPIILSAGIGFGAIFISLAEGFSSDLFGYLFGTVSAVSRQDLFIVAGIAVIVLAFIRIFFKELFVLSFDDEYARASGLPAKWIHFLFMIVTALVIAGSMRIVGILLVSSLMTIPVATAMRVAKSFKQTIWLSILFGEISVLTGLVAAFYFDLAPGGTIVVTSIAILLVILAYRKISLSKKRGAAA, encoded by the coding sequence ATGCTTGACGCCATCCTGTCCTATGAATTTCTGCAAAACGCATTCGCATCCGGCTTGATCATCGGTGTCATCGCGCCGCTTCTCGGCGTCTTCATCGTCGTCCGGCGGCTGTCGCTGATCGCAGATGCCTTGAGCCATGTAACGCTTGCCGGCATTGCCGGAAGCCTTTATCTAAGCCAAAGTGTCGGGGCGCTTGCGCTACTGAATCCGCTGTATCTCGGGATCGCGTCGTCTGTGATGGGCTCGATGCTCATCGAGCGGCTGCGCAGCGTCTATAAGCATTACGAAGAATTGGCCATTCCGATCATCCTTTCCGCGGGCATTGGCTTCGGCGCCATTTTTATTTCTCTGGCGGAAGGGTTTTCGAGCGATTTGTTCGGCTATCTTTTTGGCACGGTTTCAGCCGTCAGCCGCCAGGATCTGTTTATTGTCGCAGGAATCGCCGTGATCGTGCTGGCGTTTATCCGCATCTTTTTCAAGGAATTGTTTGTCTTGTCCTTCGACGATGAATACGCACGGGCATCCGGTCTTCCTGCAAAATGGATCCACTTTCTGTTCATGATCGTCACGGCATTGGTCATTGCCGGTTCGATGCGCATCGTTGGCATCCTGCTCGTGTCATCACTGATGACCATTCCGGTAGCGACAGCCATGCGCGTCGCCAAAAGCTTCAAGCAAACCATCTGGCTATCGATCCTATTTGGTGAAATATCGGTCTTGACTGGCCTAGTCGCCGCGTTTTATTTTGATCTGGCGCCAGGCGGCACGATTGTCGTTACATCCATTGCTATTTTACTGGTCATTCTGGCTTATCGAAAAATCTCGTTATCTAAGAAAAGGGGGGCAGCCGCATGA
- a CDS encoding Fur family transcriptional regulator, translating into MNLTKAWGILKENGFKETTKRNQILEIFEGDERYLTARDILDVMQKDYPSMSYDTVYRNLATFVSLDILEATELSGEKHFRMHCESDHHHHHFICMDCGKIKEIPLCPMDLLGAALPAYEIDNHKFEIYGKCPECK; encoded by the coding sequence ATGAATTTAACGAAAGCGTGGGGCATCCTAAAAGAAAACGGTTTTAAAGAAACGACAAAACGCAATCAGATTCTGGAAATCTTCGAAGGGGACGAACGCTATCTGACCGCCCGTGATATTTTGGATGTCATGCAAAAAGACTACCCAAGCATGAGCTACGATACGGTTTACCGAAACCTGGCGACGTTTGTGTCGCTCGACATTTTGGAAGCGACCGAGTTGTCCGGTGAAAAACATTTCCGCATGCATTGCGAAAGCGACCATCACCACCATCATTTCATCTGCATGGATTGCGGCAAGATCAAGGAAATTCCGCTATGCCCGATGGACTTGTTGGGAGCGGCGTTGCCGGCCTATGAAATCGACAACCATAAATTCGAAATCTACGGGAAATGCCCGGAATGCAAATAA